From a single Leptospira neocaledonica genomic region:
- a CDS encoding DUF1292 domain-containing protein: protein MLESYDQETESTEHEELGDELLHLLDEDGNPYSFIVGEVVELDEHQYFLLIPSSEEETDLINLDVGFLKGEESFGYFAVKIEADEFGEDRLVEVTDRRELEDLLYELNSDVV, encoded by the coding sequence ATGTTGGAATCTTACGATCAGGAAACCGAATCGACGGAGCATGAGGAGCTAGGTGACGAACTTCTGCACTTGTTGGATGAGGATGGAAATCCATATTCTTTTATCGTTGGAGAAGTAGTAGAACTGGACGAACATCAATATTTTTTACTCATACCATCTTCTGAAGAAGAAACAGATCTTATTAATCTAGACGTAGGATTTTTAAAGGGAGAAGAAAGTTTCGGATATTTTGCTGTGAAGATAGAGGCAGATGAATTCGGAGAAGATAGATTGGTCGAAGTTACCGACCGCAGAGAGTTGGAAGATTTATTGTACGAATTGAACTCAGATGTAGTCTAA
- a CDS encoding ABC transporter permease subunit yields MLEEAKRFLIFAVFLSAIAVFFSQLRSLNKEFLEADSGIQVQDSQEKSTNTGFAKEYLKFWKGMISFDLGETESGDPVLSHILSRFWPTLHLAGFAVITGTFFSVFLALVSFLPRLRFIGEVFGFISQLILSTPVFVVSVFLLVFFFLILGWLPPGGYEPGNTSYVILPGIALGSRIFARLFIFAHQLAGTEKQSAYTNVLKARGYSENRILFRHILLKVSPVLLILILLDLSSLLSGAIVVEEIFFFPGIGKSMYHAIRTMDSALLSALLFYSGMVFYILTRFSEKVRDRLLGWEAGAA; encoded by the coding sequence TTGTTAGAAGAAGCGAAACGCTTTTTGATTTTTGCGGTTTTCCTTTCCGCAATTGCAGTATTTTTCTCCCAGCTCAGATCTTTGAATAAGGAATTTTTAGAAGCGGATTCCGGAATCCAGGTCCAGGATTCCCAAGAAAAATCGACTAATACTGGTTTTGCGAAAGAATATCTGAAATTCTGGAAAGGTATGATCAGTTTTGATCTTGGAGAAACTGAATCCGGGGATCCTGTTCTTTCCCATATTCTTTCCAGATTTTGGCCAACTCTGCATTTGGCCGGGTTTGCGGTTATAACAGGCACATTCTTTTCCGTTTTTTTAGCCTTGGTATCTTTTCTTCCTCGTTTGAGATTTATAGGAGAAGTTTTCGGATTTATCAGTCAATTGATCTTATCCACTCCTGTATTCGTAGTTTCCGTTTTTCTGTTAGTCTTTTTTTTTCTGATACTTGGTTGGCTTCCTCCAGGAGGCTATGAGCCAGGGAATACTTCTTATGTGATTTTGCCTGGAATTGCGCTTGGTTCCAGAATATTTGCCAGACTTTTTATTTTCGCCCACCAACTTGCCGGAACGGAAAAACAATCGGCTTACACAAATGTTTTAAAGGCGAGAGGATATTCGGAAAATCGAATATTGTTCCGGCACATTCTTCTGAAAGTTTCTCCTGTTCTTCTTATATTAATCTTATTAGATCTGAGTTCTTTACTTTCCGGTGCTATTGTTGTGGAGGAGATCTTCTTCTTTCCCGGAATAGGAAAGTCTATGTATCACGCGATAAGAACCATGGATTCTGCGTTACTTTCTGCACTTTTGTTTTATAGTGGAATGGTGTTTTATATTCTGACTAGGTTCTCGGAAAAAGTTCGGGACAGGTTATTGGGTTGGGAGGCGGGTGCTGCTTGA
- a CDS encoding 4Fe-4S dicluster domain-containing protein, with amino-acid sequence MFSKPFLLQPRTVKETGNRKTVLDEPYTLFPDRDALLLKDFPVRVSVGDPLYKQSSGLVLSPVNGIASLEHSEEGSKIRIVQDGNFIGSKPWIPKVLKKEEALEPMDRLGLVSLDFPEHSLLSYFKSRQKTSLIILAPFTRTQDVDYLPELRKNLECHTRFLEVLKSLFPEAQIRDYISGLKSPVKNYAYPWGIPEYFVSQTEKLPFSKIKEILYLGPETLYNLYRALFADFPFIEREIALYFLGKNGGLRKADSTVRIRNGQSLKFLFEEYGSKYSNFTLNSFYEKNPVRDIKKGFYWDIRQNYSLVLLTRHDSQRREFPCVECGECSYNCPTQANPMALVSSFGNFNSSLCMECGICTFLCPSTISLRTRIRTWKEANHGF; translated from the coding sequence TTGTTCTCCAAACCGTTCCTCCTCCAACCCAGGACCGTAAAAGAAACGGGAAATCGCAAAACGGTCCTGGACGAACCCTACACCCTCTTCCCGGATAGAGACGCCTTATTACTTAAGGATTTTCCAGTCCGGGTAAGTGTAGGAGATCCTCTCTACAAACAATCCTCAGGTTTAGTTTTATCTCCTGTAAACGGGATCGCTTCATTAGAACATAGTGAAGAAGGTTCCAAGATCCGTATTGTTCAAGACGGAAACTTTATAGGTTCCAAACCTTGGATCCCGAAAGTTCTCAAAAAAGAAGAAGCGCTTGAACCGATGGACAGGCTGGGTTTGGTCAGTCTGGATTTTCCGGAACATTCTCTTTTATCTTATTTCAAATCCAGACAAAAAACTTCACTTATTATCTTAGCTCCATTTACTAGAACCCAAGATGTGGATTATCTTCCCGAGTTAAGAAAAAATTTAGAATGTCATACTCGCTTCTTGGAAGTTTTAAAATCTCTTTTTCCGGAAGCTCAGATCAGGGACTATATTTCCGGTCTGAAATCTCCCGTTAAAAATTATGCGTATCCTTGGGGAATTCCGGAATATTTCGTTTCTCAGACCGAAAAATTGCCTTTTTCTAAAATTAAGGAAATCTTATATTTAGGTCCTGAAACATTATATAATCTTTATAGAGCTTTATTTGCTGATTTTCCTTTTATAGAAAGAGAGATTGCTCTCTATTTTTTAGGAAAGAATGGTGGGCTTAGAAAAGCGGATTCTACCGTCCGTATTCGCAATGGACAGAGTTTGAAATTTTTATTCGAAGAATATGGTTCTAAGTATTCCAATTTTACTCTAAACTCTTTTTATGAAAAAAACCCGGTCCGAGATATCAAAAAGGGTTTCTATTGGGATATTAGACAAAATTATTCCTTAGTATTATTGACCAGACATGATTCTCAGAGACGAGAATTCCCATGTGTGGAATGCGGAGAATGTTCTTATAATTGTCCTACGCAGGCAAATCCAATGGCCTTGGTTTCCAGTTTTGGTAATTTTAATTCTTCTCTTTGTATGGAATGCGGGATCTGCACGTTTCTTTGTCCTTCTACCATTTCTTTAAGGACTAGAATTCGAACTTGGAAGGAGGCGAATCATGGCTTTTAG
- a CDS encoding PTS sugar transporter subunit IIA, translating into MNQLLALLKPETVIFEIEGSSKEEVINQLLQKAVDSTLIARDDRELVYESLMAREKSMSTGIGSGVAIPHCSVNLVDELKCVMGLSRKGIDFDAIDHLPVHIFILLIVPKSKFQEHIKTLAQIAKTLNVKEDREKLILSKNFEEIRKAFSA; encoded by the coding sequence ATGAACCAGCTCCTCGCTTTACTTAAGCCAGAGACTGTAATTTTTGAAATAGAAGGTTCCTCTAAGGAAGAAGTGATTAACCAACTTCTCCAAAAGGCCGTCGACTCGACGCTTATTGCTAGGGACGATAGGGAACTTGTGTACGAATCTCTTATGGCGAGAGAAAAATCCATGTCCACAGGCATCGGAAGCGGGGTAGCAATCCCGCATTGTTCGGTCAATCTGGTGGATGAGCTCAAATGTGTGATGGGCCTTTCTCGAAAGGGCATCGATTTTGATGCAATCGACCATCTCCCCGTTCATATTTTTATTCTTCTAATCGTTCCCAAATCCAAATTCCAAGAACATATTAAGACCCTGGCTCAGATCGCAAAAACCCTCAATGTAAAAGAGGATCGCGAAAAACTGATCCTTTCCAAAAATTTCGAAGAGATCCGGAAAGCTTTCTCCGCTTGA
- a CDS encoding motility protein A — protein sequence MRSAILGLIAAFASVLLAILLEEAHFLSFLKLSALVLIVGGTAGATFASYTPEEFANLIIHLRESLFPKREFSLSDVFLDFAEKARKNGLLSLEDQLTGVPDAFLRKGIQLIVDGTDPRAVEEILFEAAEGLENKETRSAKILETAGGFSPTIGIIGTVMGLVSVLENLGAGTRALGEGIATAFIATFYGIAFANLAYFPLANRLRTWAFSRDRRRQAIIRGIISLQTGDNRRILVERMAPFL from the coding sequence ATGCGTTCGGCTATCTTAGGTTTAATTGCCGCATTTGCTTCCGTACTATTAGCCATCTTATTGGAAGAAGCGCATTTTCTTTCCTTCCTCAAACTATCCGCACTTGTGTTGATCGTAGGCGGAACTGCAGGCGCAACATTCGCAAGTTACACTCCGGAAGAATTCGCAAACTTAATCATTCATCTGAGAGAATCCCTTTTCCCTAAAAGAGAATTTTCTCTTTCCGACGTATTCTTGGACTTTGCGGAGAAGGCCAGGAAAAACGGATTATTATCCCTAGAGGACCAACTCACAGGAGTGCCCGACGCATTCTTAAGAAAAGGGATCCAGCTCATCGTCGACGGAACAGATCCAAGAGCAGTGGAAGAAATTTTATTCGAAGCAGCAGAAGGTCTGGAAAACAAAGAAACCCGCTCCGCAAAAATTTTGGAAACCGCAGGTGGATTTTCTCCTACCATTGGGATCATCGGAACAGTGATGGGACTCGTGAGCGTGTTAGAAAATTTAGGAGCCGGAACAAGAGCTCTCGGCGAAGGGATCGCCACTGCGTTTATCGCAACTTTCTACGGGATCGCATTTGCAAACTTAGCCTACTTTCCATTAGCCAATCGTCTCAGGACTTGGGCGTTTTCCAGAGATAGAAGAAGGCAAGCAATCATCCGAGGAATCATTTCTCTACAGACAGGAGACAATAGAAGGATCCTTGTAGAAAGAATGGCTCCATTCTTGTAA
- a CDS encoding cellulose synthase family protein — protein sequence MLTVVTVLFLGIYALDILGLFFFGIHTYIMVYLYKKYNANCDTDPSRNLSLDDPSLPIVTVQLPIFNEFYVVDRLIDSTVALKYPKDKLEIQVLDDSTDETIQKAASLVAKYKAQGFDIHHLHRTNRVGHKAGALDEGMRVSKGDYIAIFDADFMPDPDFLLKTMAYFDDPQIGMVQARWGHINADYNILTKAQSFGIDGHFMIEQVARNGSKLWMNFNGTAGTWRKKTIEDAGGWEHDTLTEDFDLSYRAELRGWKFRYFKDVVCPAEIPAMMSAYKSQQFRWCKGSIQTAVKLLPRIWKADLPWKTKAEAVTHLINYSVHPLMIVNILFSAPLLLMEYWSGFSFYDLPLEVLSGTAAVLSIGSVGPLFFYAYSQKTLYKDWKKRLVYLPILIMIGTGIAIVNTRAWLEAVLGIQSSFKRTPKLRIEKNSDSLKERLKYTVPLDFHVVLEFLLGCYCVFSVVLSFLVGRPYIVGFLLIYGIGFFFVAFKSFQEFTWKYKEARNSTQEEIPQEA from the coding sequence ATGCTCACTGTAGTCACTGTTCTGTTTTTGGGAATTTACGCCCTCGATATTCTAGGATTATTTTTCTTCGGAATTCACACGTATATCATGGTGTATTTGTACAAAAAGTACAACGCCAATTGTGATACAGACCCGAGCAGAAACCTTTCTTTGGACGATCCGAGCCTTCCGATAGTCACCGTCCAACTTCCTATTTTTAACGAGTTTTACGTAGTAGATCGTCTGATCGACTCCACAGTTGCATTAAAATACCCTAAAGATAAATTAGAGATCCAAGTTCTGGATGATTCAACTGATGAGACCATCCAAAAAGCCGCTTCCTTAGTGGCAAAATACAAGGCTCAAGGTTTTGATATCCATCACCTTCACAGAACCAATCGTGTAGGTCACAAAGCTGGAGCCTTGGACGAAGGGATGAGAGTTTCGAAAGGGGACTACATCGCTATTTTTGATGCGGACTTCATGCCGGATCCAGACTTCCTTCTCAAAACCATGGCTTACTTCGACGATCCTCAGATCGGAATGGTGCAAGCACGTTGGGGACATATTAACGCAGATTATAATATTCTAACCAAAGCTCAAAGTTTCGGTATCGACGGTCACTTTATGATCGAGCAGGTAGCAAGAAACGGTTCCAAACTTTGGATGAACTTCAACGGTACTGCAGGTACTTGGAGAAAGAAAACTATCGAGGATGCTGGCGGTTGGGAGCATGATACTCTTACCGAAGACTTCGATCTTTCTTACCGTGCAGAATTAAGAGGCTGGAAGTTCCGTTATTTTAAAGATGTGGTTTGTCCTGCAGAAATTCCTGCGATGATGTCTGCATACAAATCTCAGCAATTCCGCTGGTGCAAGGGTTCTATCCAGACTGCAGTAAAACTTCTGCCTCGTATCTGGAAAGCGGATCTACCTTGGAAAACCAAGGCTGAGGCTGTGACCCACTTGATCAATTATTCTGTTCACCCACTAATGATAGTGAACATTCTATTTAGTGCTCCATTATTATTAATGGAATACTGGTCAGGTTTCAGTTTCTACGATCTTCCTTTGGAAGTATTATCAGGAACCGCAGCAGTACTTTCTATTGGATCCGTAGGACCTTTATTCTTCTACGCGTATTCACAAAAGACATTATACAAAGATTGGAAAAAAAGATTAGTGTATCTTCCAATTCTGATCATGATTGGAACCGGAATTGCGATCGTAAACACCAGAGCTTGGCTCGAGGCTGTTTTAGGGATCCAATCTTCCTTCAAAAGAACTCCTAAATTGAGGATCGAAAAGAACTCTGACTCCCTGAAAGAAAGGCTGAAATATACCGTTCCTTTGGACTTCCATGTAGTTCTCGAGTTCCTGTTGGGTTGTTATTGTGTGTTTTCCGTTGTGCTATCTTTCTTAGTGGGACGTCCTTATATCGTGGGCTTCCTATTGATCTACGGGATCGGTTTCTTCTTCGTTGCCTTTAAATCTTTCCAAGAATTTACCTGGAAATACAAAGAAGCAAGAAATTCGACTCAGGAAGAGATCCCTCAGGAAGCCTGA
- a CDS encoding potassium/proton antiporter translates to MELNALNFEFQILALSSLIILSIGLLRVSTKFGIPSLLIFLTIGMLAGSDGILKIWFNDADLTRKVGSIALAFILFSGGLETDWTKVKPVLGKGISLGTLGVLLTCLFVALFAIFVMGFDPIIGFLLGAIVSSTDAAAVFNVLRTSNIGMRKGLTSLLELESGSNDPLAVLLTTSVLGFVGTTSPSWDSLAWTIFQQFSLGIILGLLLGYWIYRGMNRIKLDYEGLYPVLLSASVLFVYAATDLIGGNPFLAVYIAGIIIGNRSFVHKRSNVRFMDGIAWLMQIVMFLTLGLLVFPSKIPSVAALGIAFSVFLTVIARPAAVFLALTGFNVDWREKLLVSWVGLRGAAPIILATFPFAKQLPESEMIFHIVFFTVLTSLLLQGSTIPYAVRILGLEAALEQRASYPFEFENKDKSDTQLLEYIVPYGSASVGKFVYELDFPENSLITLIYRGDSHLVPTGKTKMEDGDVLLVLTPEGAEDKIREILSRMGERKEA, encoded by the coding sequence GTGGAATTGAACGCTCTTAACTTCGAGTTTCAAATTTTAGCTCTATCGAGTCTCATCATATTGAGCATAGGCTTATTGCGCGTTTCCACAAAATTTGGAATTCCTTCTCTACTCATATTCTTAACGATCGGAATGTTGGCAGGATCCGACGGCATTCTAAAGATCTGGTTCAACGATGCGGATCTTACTCGCAAGGTCGGCTCGATTGCGTTAGCATTTATCTTGTTCTCAGGTGGTTTAGAAACCGATTGGACCAAGGTAAAACCTGTTCTCGGAAAAGGTATTTCTCTCGGAACCTTGGGAGTACTTCTCACTTGTTTATTCGTTGCCTTATTCGCAATTTTTGTAATGGGCTTCGATCCGATTATCGGATTTCTTTTGGGTGCGATCGTATCTTCCACAGATGCTGCGGCAGTCTTTAATGTTCTTCGAACCAGCAATATTGGTATGAGAAAAGGACTCACTTCACTTTTGGAACTTGAGTCTGGTAGTAACGATCCTCTCGCGGTTTTATTAACTACATCTGTTTTAGGTTTTGTAGGAACTACTTCTCCTTCCTGGGACAGCTTGGCATGGACCATCTTCCAGCAATTCAGTTTAGGAATTATTTTAGGTCTACTCTTAGGTTACTGGATCTATCGAGGAATGAACCGAATCAAATTGGATTACGAAGGTTTATATCCGGTATTACTTTCTGCTTCGGTTTTGTTTGTGTATGCGGCAACGGATTTGATAGGTGGCAACCCATTCTTGGCGGTATATATTGCAGGAATTATCATCGGAAACAGATCCTTCGTTCATAAACGAAGTAATGTTCGTTTTATGGATGGAATTGCATGGTTGATGCAGATCGTAATGTTCCTTACCCTAGGACTTCTGGTATTCCCTTCTAAAATTCCTTCAGTCGCTGCACTCGGAATCGCGTTTTCAGTTTTTCTAACAGTGATCGCAAGACCTGCCGCTGTGTTTTTGGCTTTGACCGGATTTAACGTGGATTGGAGAGAGAAACTTTTAGTTTCTTGGGTTGGATTAAGAGGTGCAGCTCCGATTATTCTAGCTACATTCCCTTTTGCAAAACAACTTCCAGAGTCGGAGATGATCTTTCATATAGTCTTCTTTACCGTATTAACTTCTTTGTTATTACAAGGATCTACGATTCCTTATGCAGTTCGAATTTTAGGACTTGAGGCGGCTTTGGAACAAAGAGCTTCTTATCCATTTGAATTCGAGAACAAGGACAAAAGTGATACTCAACTTTTGGAATATATTGTTCCTTATGGTTCTGCGTCCGTAGGTAAGTTCGTATACGAATTGGATTTTCCAGAAAATTCTTTGATTACCTTGATCTACAGGGGAGATTCTCATTTAGTCCCGACTGGTAAAACTAAGATGGAAGATGGGGACGTTCTTTTGGTTCTAACTCCGGAGGGTGCAGAAGATAAGATCCGGGAAATTCTTTCCAGAATGGGAGAAAGAAAGGAAGCATAA